In the genome of Balneola sp., one region contains:
- the lptC gene encoding LPS export ABC transporter periplasmic protein LptC — protein sequence MRMPLSYPALEMQEIGILERYSLFPFFLCLLFLVNCSKLSEYDTQQIRNALADSLLTTTESWDVSMKVIEDGKRSLNITGSYSTTIKDSERHETRISGPVFIEIFDKNGVFKSSVDCDSAVYRPDEGIFEMFGEVRVVTNDSRKLRSEYLKWDRNNDKVSTPEFVIFIAPPDSIAANGFIGDTDLTNYTLNEGGGQVVID from the coding sequence ATGAGAATGCCTTTATCGTACCCGGCCTTGGAGATGCAGGAGATCGGTATTTTGGAACGATATAGCCTTTTCCCCTTCTTTTTATGCCTTCTTTTTTTGGTGAACTGCTCAAAGCTTTCTGAGTATGATACTCAACAAATAAGGAATGCACTGGCTGACTCACTACTCACAACTACCGAAAGTTGGGATGTTTCGATGAAGGTTATTGAAGATGGAAAAAGAAGCCTTAATATAACTGGTAGTTACTCCACTACTATTAAAGATTCCGAAAGACATGAGACAAGGATAAGTGGCCCTGTCTTTATCGAAATATTTGACAAAAATGGAGTGTTCAAAAGTAGTGTTGATTGTGATAGCGCGGTATACAGACCAGATGAAGGTATTTTTGAAATGTTCGGAGAGGTACGAGTAGTCACAAACGATTCACGTAAACTTCGATCCGAGTATCTGAAGTGGGATAGAAATAATGATAAAGTAAGTACTCCCGAATTCGTGATTTTCATTGCTCCTCCCGACAGTATTGCCGCAAATGGATTTATTGGGGATACTGATCTGACCAATTACACCCTTAATGAGGGTGGCGGACAAGTAGTTATTGATTAA